AGGTAATAATCCCTTGCAATAGATCCAAACCCACCGATTTACCAGTACTCGCCCGGGGTATGAAATCAAGAACGTCATCAATAATCTGGAACGCATACCCGATTTGCTCACCGTAATAGGCTACAGTTTCAATCAGCGCCTCGGGCCCTTGTCCTATTAGCGCGCCAGCCTTACAGGATGCTCTAATCAATGATGCTGTCTTGCCAAGAATCCGCCGATAATACATTTCCTCCGTTTGGGCAACGTCAAAAAGGCTACGGGCTTGCTCAACTTCACCGATACACATATCCCCGATGGCATTGGTAATCACCGGGACAACACCGTAACCTACATGTCTTGTTAGCACCTGATAAGCCCTACTGAACAGGAAGTCCCCTGCAAGCACAGCTAGATGATTTCCCCAGCGTGCGTTAACACTAGGTCGTTCCCTGCGCATATGCGCATGATCGATGATGTCATCATGAATTAACGAAGCCATGTGAATCAGCTCTACACTAGCTGCGACTTCAACAGCTGCCCGGCCTACCGGTTTAAATAAATCCGCGCAAAGAAGAACTAACCTTGGACGAACCCTTTTGCCAGAACTGAGCAGATGAGTGGCCAACTCTGTCATGGCCTCACTTTCTGAGGCGACCACCTCCAGCAAACATGCCTCAACTTCGGTTATCTGCTCCTCAATTGTATCCTTAAAGGTCAACGCAGTACCCATTCCACCCATACCGACCAACTCCTTTACACAGCTGTATCAGGATTACTAGGATAGTATGGGCAGTTTTCTACTTTTCCACACATGGACATCACTGGCCCGGTCCATCATCCTCCGGTTCTTGACCTAAGATCCCCAAGGGATCTCCGGTAAGAATGATCACGACTTGGTAGCCTTTTACTTTAGCCCGATTATACAAGGTTGCTACAGAACCTTTACCTATGCCCAGTCTTTGGGCAACCTCATCATTCGAGTAACCCATCTCTTTTAGCGCAACTACTTGCCGCTCTCGAAAGCTTAGCTTTTCAACACCACGGATCTCAATCTGCATGTGCTCTTTCCTCTCAAATCGTCCTTGTGGAAAACCCCACTCCTCAAGATGCCTCTATCACAGTCTTGCACGATTATCCCCAAAAGTTATCCACAAGTTTTACACAGATTGTGGACAACTTATAGACAGTCTTTATACATAGCATGGAGTTATGATCTTCGACGCCATTACATTGATCCCTGCCATGGATTAAACTTAGCAATTTTGATAATCAACTAGTGCTTAGTACTTCTAATAGTCTCTATCTGGATTACCAGAATTTTCTATCACCACCTATTGCAGAAGGCATTAGTACCAATATTCGAGCGCTAAACACTAATAGAACGCTGGGGGCATATCGGTAACCATACAGCTAATAATCAAACACCCTCACCTTAGTTTCCTCATATGATTGAACGAGAGCCAATTGAAAGGAGTGAAAGACATATGGATAGCAACCCTAGAGGAAATACTCCAATGGAGCTATTCCAACACACCCCGGTTTCAGCGATAAACTATCCCCTTCAAGGATACGGATGCTTCCCCGGTTGCGGTTATCCTAGGCCATCAATCTATCCATCGTCATTAAACTATACCGTTGCAATACCGATTAATCTGGCCAAATCCTTGGAAGGAAAGTACTTCGTTGGTTATGCAGATAACTTGACCTTGGGGGAAGGAACGAGTGCTTGGGCCCGGCTATATAACCCTGTTGACTCCGGGGTCAATCTTCATGTAACGGTCTGGACTGTGAGCGATGTTTCTGAATCACCCTTTCGCGTCCAGATCTGGTTTATGGCTGTGCCTCCAGGCACACCGTTGGATTCGCCGTTAGTTACTCCGGCAAACCTGGCATTCTATCCGCCATCAAAGCCGAAGATCAGGCTGCAGTATGCCACCAATGTCACCGGAGATCCAGTAGGCGGTATAAAGGCCTTTGTCCGCCGCGGCCAACCAGAGACTACCCTTGTGGATGATGAACAGGGTAAGTTCATCTTTCCCCCGGGAGGGTCTTTCCTTGTTTTCCTATCTAATCCTGAAACACCGGAGTTAGCGGCTAGTGGTAGAATCGCCTTCGGATGGTGGGAAGAACCCATTTGTTAAGCTAAGGATGGGAACGATCGACTTGATGGCCACCCTGTGCCTTTCCCATGATAATACTGGGTAGAAGCAAGCGCACACGACTATCCGGGGCATGGATACGACGGCTGTAGTTAACCTAAGTTATCACAAGCTTGGTTGTGAAGGAGCTACGAACAAGACGTTCTGGGAGGAGTGTCTTTGTGATCATCCAAAGTCTACAGGAGCACATGAAAACCTTTCATGACCAGTAATTCTGCAAAGGACCACATCAGTATTTTGTACCGGACATTTCCACTACACAGAAAAGTAAAGCTTAGGCACAAAAGGGGCGTGAGCCCATTCGAGACAAGACATTACTCATAATCTCACAGGCAGGATCTATGTTTCTAGCTGAGCCTTTTCGAAGGGGGGCACATATGTGCCCCCTATGTTATTAACCAACAACCTCAATACACTCGACTGGACAACCGTCAACTGCTTCCTGGCAATCATCCTCATATTCCTCAGGTACCTCATCGACGATCACCTTGGCGACATCCTCGTCAAGATCAACTTCAAATACTTCTGGGCATGTATCTTCGCAAAGCCCGCAACCGGTGCAAAGATCCTCATCAACTCGTACTTTCACATTATTTCCTCCTTTTTTCACAATGCAGCTGCATTATTTAATCTGCTCTCTACATATTCGCTGCCATTGGATACATTCCTGCCAAAAAGCAATGTAAAGAAGCGGCCTAAAGATGGCGGTGTTTACGATGCGCTCAACAAAGAGTATAATATTGGTGAATAGGATTTCGATGAAAGCAGGAGGAAGATACCATGGTTAAGGATAAGAATGCGTTTGCACAGCGCTTTCACGGTGGCGTGATTATGGATGTAACTACACCCGAGCAAGCTAGAATAGCCGAAGATGCGGGCGCAGTGGCTGTCATGGCCTTAGAGCGAGTACCTGCGGACATACGCGCAGCTGGCGGAGTCGCCAGAATGGCTGACCCAGAGATTATATGGAAGATCAAGGAGACAGTGAGTATTCCAGTAATGGCCAAGGTCCGAATCGGTCATTTTGTGGAAGCCCAGGTGCTTGAGGCCATTAAGGTTGACTTCATCGATGAGAGTGAAGTACTAACCCCAGCGGATAATAAGTACCATATTGACAAGACGCAGTTTAAGACCCCCTTTGTTTGTGGTGCGCGGAATTTGGGTGAGGCCCTGCGAAGAATTGCAGAAGGTGCTGCCATGATCCGTACCAAAGGCGAAGCAGGTACCGGAGACGTGGTCGAGGCAGTAAAACACATGAGAACTGTCACCGACGAGATGCGGACGATTACCACCCTACCCAAAGAAGAGTTAATGACCAAGGCAAAGGAAATGGGTGCCCCCTATGACCTGTTGCTGCAGGTAGCAAAGACAGGCAAGCTTCCTGTGGTTAACTTCGCAGCAGGTGGAATTGCGACCCCTGCCGATGCTGCTTTGATGATGCAGCTTGGCGCCGATGGAGTCTTCGTTGGCTCAGGAATATTTAAGTCCGCCGATCCAGTCGCCCGGGCTAAGGCTGTTGTGCAAGCTACCAAGAACTACAAGGATGCAGAGCTTATCGCTAAGGTTTCAAGAAAACTTGGTGAACCTATGTCCGGAATTGCCACATCAACCATGAAGGAAGAAGACCGGATCCAAAACCGCGGCTGGTAGTATCTTTAGGTCCCCAAGGCTCCTTGTTTTATCTCTTAGGACAACCATAGGATAGGGGTCGGTAGTACGTTTCCTGCACCAGGAAGCCCATACCTACCCCTTTAATAAGCATCCAACAATTTTTGACAAGGTGTGCCTTGGGAAAATATCGGAGGTGTTACAGATCCAACAGGTGACATTCGGTACCACCAATTTGAAAGTAAGCAAGCTCTGTTTCGGGGCTTTACCCATGGGTCCTTTACAGAAGGGTCTCTCGCCCCAAGCTGGTGCGGAGGTAATCGCCTATGCACTGAAACAGGGGGTAAACTTCATCGACACCGCAGAACTATATGGTACCTATGAGCATATTCGCTTGGCAATTCAGCAAGTTTCCTCCCCACCGGTAATCGCCAGCAAATCTGCGGCATGTTCCTATGAAGATATGAAAAACAGCGTAGAAGATGCGCGACGGAAATTGGATCTAGATGTGATCCCCATTTTCCATCTGCACGCCGCCCGGGCCGGGATAGATGTATTTACTCAAAGAGCCGGAGCACTAAAATGCCTTTTGGAGTATAAAGAAAAGGGAATCATTGGTGCAGTTGGCATTGCTACTCATCATTGCCAGGTGGTAACCAAGGCGGCCGAAAATCCAGATATAGATGTTGTTTTTGCCCTCATCAATAAGGCGGGATTAGGTATCCTGGGTGGAAGTAAGGAAGATATGCAACAAGCAATGGCCTACGCATGCGCACAAAAGAAAGGTGTTTACGCCATGAAGGCCTTTGCCGGAGGGAATCTGCTCAACGAGCGAGAATCCGCCCTCGAATGGGTTCTTTCGACCCCAGGTCTTGAGGTTGTTGCCATCGGTATGGTCAACAAAACCGAAGTGGACATTAACCTGCGAATGATAAGCCAACAGCCCATTCCGGATAGCTTACTGGAATACGGCATTGCTGATAAGAAGCTAAATGTAGTCCCAAGTCTTTGTAAAGGCTGCGGTACTTGCACGAATACATGTCCCAATGGCGCCCTATTCATGCAACATGACAAGGCCGTACTAGATCGGACCAAGTGTATCCTCTGTGGATACTGCAGTGCTGCCTGCCCCGAATTTGCCATCAGAATGGTATAACAAAGGCAGGGCGAAAACCCTGCCTCATCTTATTTACTCCGTTCCTTGGCCACCCGCTCTTCGTAACCAC
This sequence is a window from Limnochordia bacterium. Protein-coding genes within it:
- a CDS encoding polyprenyl synthetase family protein; translation: MGGMGTALTFKDTIEEQITEVEACLLEVVASESEAMTELATHLLSSGKRVRPRLVLLCADLFKPVGRAAVEVAASVELIHMASLIHDDIIDHAHMRRERPSVNARWGNHLAVLAGDFLFSRAYQVLTRHVGYGVVPVITNAIGDMCIGEVEQARSLFDVAQTEEMYYRRILGKTASLIRASCKAGALIGQGPEALIETVAYYGEQIGYAFQIIDDVLDFIPRASTGKSVGLDLLQGIITLPIILLLRDGSKGCKLKEAIRRRKSDDALWQEACTQLEHTGCLSRARDRAKQHIFMAKQALAPIPDSSAKTSLLTLADELLARSW
- a CDS encoding sigma-70 region 4 domain-containing protein; translation: MQIEIRGVEKLSFRERQVVALKEMGYSNDEVAQRLGIGKGSVATLYNRAKVKGYQVVIILTGDPLGILGQEPEDDGPGQ
- a CDS encoding DUF6143 family protein, whose amino-acid sequence is MDSNPRGNTPMELFQHTPVSAINYPLQGYGCFPGCGYPRPSIYPSSLNYTVAIPINLAKSLEGKYFVGYADNLTLGEGTSAWARLYNPVDSGVNLHVTVWTVSDVSESPFRVQIWFMAVPPGTPLDSPLVTPANLAFYPPSKPKIRLQYATNVTGDPVGGIKAFVRRGQPETTLVDDEQGKFIFPPGGSFLVFLSNPETPELAASGRIAFGWWEEPIC
- a CDS encoding ferredoxin: MKVRVDEDLCTGCGLCEDTCPEVFEVDLDEDVAKVIVDEVPEEYEDDCQEAVDGCPVECIEVVG
- the pdxS gene encoding pyridoxal 5'-phosphate synthase lyase subunit PdxS codes for the protein MVKDKNAFAQRFHGGVIMDVTTPEQARIAEDAGAVAVMALERVPADIRAAGGVARMADPEIIWKIKETVSIPVMAKVRIGHFVEAQVLEAIKVDFIDESEVLTPADNKYHIDKTQFKTPFVCGARNLGEALRRIAEGAAMIRTKGEAGTGDVVEAVKHMRTVTDEMRTITTLPKEELMTKAKEMGAPYDLLLQVAKTGKLPVVNFAAGGIATPADAALMMQLGADGVFVGSGIFKSADPVARAKAVVQATKNYKDAELIAKVSRKLGEPMSGIATSTMKEEDRIQNRGW
- a CDS encoding aldo/keto reductase — encoded protein: MLQIQQVTFGTTNLKVSKLCFGALPMGPLQKGLSPQAGAEVIAYALKQGVNFIDTAELYGTYEHIRLAIQQVSSPPVIASKSAACSYEDMKNSVEDARRKLDLDVIPIFHLHAARAGIDVFTQRAGALKCLLEYKEKGIIGAVGIATHHCQVVTKAAENPDIDVVFALINKAGLGILGGSKEDMQQAMAYACAQKKGVYAMKAFAGGNLLNERESALEWVLSTPGLEVVAIGMVNKTEVDINLRMISQQPIPDSLLEYGIADKKLNVVPSLCKGCGTCTNTCPNGALFMQHDKAVLDRTKCILCGYCSAACPEFAIRMV